The nucleotide window TTATCGTGTTTATTCCACTATATGTGTTCCTGGTACTTCCCTTGCCACGCCTGATTAACAAAGGCACGGTCGGTTTCCTGCGCAGTGTCAGCTCCACACAATGGGGATTAATGCTGATGGTGTTTGGACTGAGTCACCTTGCCTATTTCCCATTTGCCACACCGGAGTACGGGTCCAAGCTGGTGCTGTTTCTCGTCGTGTTAACGCAGCTTAACGATGTGGTGCATTATCTGGTCTCTCTCTATCTGGGCAAACGAAAAGTGGTGCCCACGGCCAATCCTTTTGTCACCTGGGAAGGATTCGCCTGTGCATTCATTGTAACGACAGCAACGTCTTATTTTATCCATCCTTACCTGACGCCATTTGATTGGAAATTCTCGCTGTTCATCGGGGTGCTGATCAGTCTGGCTGGATTCTTCGGCAGTCTGACGGTGTCCGTACTGAAGCGCGACCTACTAATCGGGGATGATAACAAGTTCGATTCGCTCAAAAAAAGCTACCTAAGCCGGGTCGACAGCCTGACTTACACCTCTCCGGTTATGTTCCACGTGGTCCGTTATTTCTTTGACTTTATGTAGGCACAGATGGATCAGTGATCTTGTAATCATGGATGTCAAAAAAAGCAGCCCACGTGGCTGCTTTTCCTGTTCATCAGGCTCCAGACGGAGCGTTAATATTGTGTCTATTACTTCAACGTAATTTCTTTCTCCGACATGATTTGGTCTCCCTCATCATTCGTGAACACAAACGTGGCTTTGCCGCGCTCGCCCTTCATCTCATCCGAATAGATAAATCCGGAGAATTGTCCATTGCCGCTAAAGTAAAATCCATCTTCGCCGTTGGCGCCATGTTCAATGGCTTCCTGTAGCGAATTCACAATCGTGACCGTGTTAGACGTCCAACGCATCTCCGTTAGTGCATAACCCTTAGGAACCTGTTTAATTCCAAAATCAAAGCTGTTGCCCTCCATCGGTTTCTCCGACTGGTCGATGACGATATCAATCTGCTCCGACGGTTCAGTGGACTCCGATTGAGCCGTAGGCTTTCCCTCATCACCACTGGCGCTACCCTTATCATTGTTATTCTTCGCATCCGCATTGGGAACAGAGCTTTCTCCAGCTTCCTCTACGGGCTGCTTCGATTCCGGATAGGCATGTTCCTGAACCGATTCACCACTAGTGCCACAGGCACTGACGAATAACGAAATACATAGCACAGACATGCAAAGTGTAGATTTCTTTATATTCATTTTCATCATCTAGTTCTCCCTTCATTCATCTACAGCACATAGATCCAACACACCACTTACTAATCACTACACCATATCGTCCCTCATGAAGCTCCATTATATGTAAATGATTATTAAATTAAGTATGCGGTTGCACTTCGATGAATAAAGAAAGCACTCTGTTAATGGTGTCATGCACCGTTTATTTTATCGATCAAACCCTGGCAAGACTAAAACTTGTCCAATTTGGATGGAGTTATGCTCCAGTTCATTTACCTTTTTGACCGCTTCTATATATACACGAGTATCCATCTGCTGAGGTTTATGGGTCAAAGAAATACTCCACAGTGTATCTCCCTGAGATACAACGACCTTGTCCCCTGATAACAACTGCTCATCGCCGGCAAACACAGTGAACACAGCACTACACCCTATGATTATAATTAGAGCTATGATGACCATCTTCGATAGCCAGGTTGGTATTTTCACACGCTGCATGAATTGCTTTTTAACATACAGGGTGCGAGACTCGGACGTTTTTGTATAAACAGGTTCATAAATACTTTTGTACGTGGAATATCTCATTCTAGTCGACCTCCGAACTTTCGTTCCGCTAATCTTTATTTTTTATGCTTACCTATGCATTTTTCCTATAACAATGAACGGTCAATAATCATCTTTTTCGACAAATAGGCATCTTTGCCTAAGTCACTCCACTTGGATAGGTCTATATTACCAGTTCACTCTAAACAAATTCTGAACAAAACGGATTCCATCTCCAATCAGATTCAACATATCGAATATTCATGCCTGATTTTCGGCGATGCTTGCTGTAACGCTTTTCTATAATGGAATAAAGATAAAGATTCGATTCTAACGAAGTAAGGACGTGCCCCCATGATTTCTGCTGATCTAAAGGAACAATATTACGAGGCGCTTGTAGCCAAAAATTCAGAATACGAAGGTTTATTCTATGTTGGGGTCCGAACCACAGGTGTGTTCTGTCGTCCCACATGCCCGGCGCGAAAGCCAAAATTCGAAAACTGCGAATTCTATGAGACGGCTCAACA belongs to Paenibacillus sp. FSL H8-0079 and includes:
- a CDS encoding phosphatidate cytidylyltransferase, producing MSSSLFTLTLIFTALLVIHIVYKIIAKLQPTKDYSGIGQKIKTWWGMFVIFCLATLFNPIVSLISLMVLAFFSLKEYFSMIRSTRKADRRLFLWAYLAIPVQFYWIYIGWYGMFIVFIPLYVFLVLPLPRLINKGTVGFLRSVSSTQWGLMLMVFGLSHLAYFPFATPEYGSKLVLFLVVLTQLNDVVHYLVSLYLGKRKVVPTANPFVTWEGFACAFIVTTATSYFIHPYLTPFDWKFSLFIGVLISLAGFFGSLTVSVLKRDLLIGDDNKFDSLKKSYLSRVDSLTYTSPVMFHVVRYFFDFM
- a CDS encoding LysM peptidoglycan-binding domain-containing protein — its product is MFTVFAGDEQLLSGDKVVVSQGDTLWSISLTHKPQQMDTRVYIEAVKKVNELEHNSIQIGQVLVLPGFDR